One stretch of Dokdonia sp. Hel_I_53 DNA includes these proteins:
- a CDS encoding carboxymuconolactone decarboxylase family protein, whose amino-acid sequence MPLVTPLSADHDETTKELAEFFNETLGFCPNSVLTMQRRPDISRAFINLNKAVMANQGRVTSALKRMIAWVSSNATGCRYCQAHAIRAAERYGAEQEQLDNIWEYRHHPAFSDAERAALDFSLAASQVPNAVDNEIKEKLYKYWDEGEIVEMLGVISLFGYLNRWNDSMGTTLEEDAIDSGNQYLGKHGFEVGKHV is encoded by the coding sequence ATGCCATTAGTCACTCCACTCTCTGCAGATCACGACGAAACCACTAAAGAGCTCGCCGAATTTTTCAATGAAACCTTGGGCTTTTGTCCTAACTCTGTACTTACCATGCAACGCCGTCCAGATATCTCGCGTGCTTTTATAAATCTAAATAAAGCAGTGATGGCAAATCAAGGTCGTGTAACATCTGCGCTCAAACGTATGATCGCTTGGGTATCTAGTAATGCCACTGGATGTCGTTATTGTCAAGCACATGCGATACGAGCTGCAGAGCGATATGGAGCAGAGCAAGAGCAACTAGACAATATTTGGGAATACAGACATCATCCAGCTTTTTCTGATGCAGAGCGTGCTGCGCTTGACTTCTCCCTGGCGGCGAGCCAAGTACCAAATGCCGTTGATAATGAGATAAAGGAAAAATTATATAAATACTGGGATGAAGGTGAGATTGTAGAGATGCTGGGCGTCATCTCACTCTTTGGATACCTTAATCGCTGGAACGACTCCATGGGAACAACATTAGAAGAAGATGCTATAGATTCTGGAAATCAATACCTCGGGAAACATGGTTTTGAAGTAGGAAAGCACGTTTAA
- a CDS encoding OsmC family protein, whose protein sequence is MAGHKTTTVYKGKMQFETDSPTGYKTYMNTGPDNGGDNEGMGPKALMLSSLAGCTGLDIIHVLKKMRVEIPHFEMVVEGVLTEEHPKTYHTVTLDYHFYGEHLDQEKIKKAVKLSEEKYCGVMEMFRQFCELKIGVHFITK, encoded by the coding sequence ATGGCTGGACATAAAACTACGACAGTATATAAGGGTAAAATGCAATTTGAAACCGATAGCCCCACTGGTTACAAAACATATATGAACACCGGGCCAGATAATGGCGGGGATAATGAGGGAATGGGACCAAAAGCTTTAATGCTTTCTTCACTAGCGGGTTGCACTGGTTTAGATATCATTCATGTGCTTAAAAAGATGCGCGTAGAAATACCACATTTTGAGATGGTAGTAGAAGGTGTTTTAACTGAGGAACACCCTAAGACTTACCATACCGTGACACTTGATTATCATTTTTATGGTGAACACCTTGATCAAGAGAAGATTAAAAAAGCAGTGAAGCTTTCTGAAGAAAAATATTGTGGTGTGATGGAAATGTTTAGACAATTTTGCGAACTTAAAATAGGGGTTCATTTCATAACGAAGTAG
- the trpS gene encoding tryptophan--tRNA ligase: MSRILTGVQSTGTPHLGNLLGAIIPAIKMANDPSNESFLFIADMHSLTQIKDGSQLRHNTYSTAATWLAFGLDINKTVFYRQSDVPQTAELTWYLSCFFPYQRLTLAHSFKDKADRLEDVNAGLFTYPMLMAADILLYDAEIVPVGKDQAQHIEMTRDVASRFHAATKTEVFVLPEASHNEETMYIPGTDGAKMSKSKGNIIDIFLPDKKLRKQIMGIKTDSTPMEEPMETEGCNVFNLYKLLATPEQVERLRENYKRTDFGYGHAKQAVYEVIIDTYAEERKMYSYYMENLDQIDAALKIGAEKAGKVADEVLGRVRKVVGY, encoded by the coding sequence ATGTCAAGAATACTTACTGGTGTCCAAAGTACAGGCACACCTCATCTCGGAAATTTATTAGGTGCTATTATTCCTGCTATCAAAATGGCAAATGACCCTTCAAATGAGTCATTTCTTTTCATAGCAGATATGCACTCACTTACACAAATAAAAGACGGATCACAACTGCGTCATAATACGTATAGTACCGCTGCCACTTGGCTCGCCTTTGGTCTCGACATCAACAAAACAGTTTTTTATAGACAAAGCGATGTGCCACAAACAGCAGAATTGACATGGTACTTGAGTTGCTTTTTTCCATACCAGCGACTTACACTTGCGCACAGTTTTAAAGACAAAGCAGATAGACTTGAAGATGTAAATGCTGGTTTATTTACCTATCCTATGCTTATGGCGGCAGATATTCTTCTATACGATGCAGAGATTGTACCTGTAGGTAAAGATCAAGCACAACATATTGAGATGACGCGTGATGTAGCAAGTCGTTTTCATGCTGCTACAAAAACTGAAGTTTTTGTTCTTCCAGAAGCAAGCCATAACGAGGAGACGATGTATATTCCTGGAACAGACGGTGCAAAAATGTCTAAATCTAAAGGCAATATTATTGACATCTTCCTTCCTGATAAAAAACTACGTAAACAAATTATGGGGATTAAAACTGACAGCACTCCAATGGAAGAACCTATGGAAACAGAAGGCTGTAATGTATTTAACCTCTATAAATTGCTAGCGACTCCAGAACAAGTAGAACGCTTACGCGAAAATTATAAGAGAACAGACTTTGGTTATGGTCACGCAAAGCAAGCAGTTTACGAGGTAATTATAGACACCTATGCTGAAGAAAGGAAAATGTATAGTTATTATATGGAAAACCTAGACCAAATAGACGCTGCACTCAAGATAGGGGCAGAAAAAGCTGGAAAAGTAGCAGATGAAGTTTTGGGAAGAGTAAGAAAAGTTGTTGGCTATTAG
- the recJ gene encoding single-stranded-DNA-specific exonuclease RecJ: protein MRWTHKPKPDPQKEKKLSQELGVDAPISRLLIQRGIETFADAKKFFRPALEDLHDPFLMKDMDKAVARIEKAVESGENIMVFGDYDVDGTTSVALVSSYLETLHPQIATYIPDRYEEGYGVSYKGIDFAVDNDITLIIALDCGVKAIDKVSYAKEKGVDFIICDHHRPGETLPDAVAVLDPKREDCTYPYYELCGCGVGFKLISAITLSRKRNPEELLPYLDLVATAIGADIVPITGENRILAYHGLHVINKAPRAGFEAIIKQLKKETLTITDVVFIIAPRINAAGRMKHGNHAVTLLRETDYNVACQYATEIETYNADRKEADRSITKEALDQIIKNKEESRKTTVVFQEDWHKGVIGIVASRLTETYYRPTLVFTKSGDKYAASARSVKGFDVYNALQECAAHIEQFGGHKYAAGLTLLPEQYEAFKAKFEDVVARSCDERLLVPEIAIDAEIDLKDITPKFYRILKQFAPFGPQNMSPTFMTRDLYDTGYGKKVGADEDHLKVSVKQNNKGNYIGGIGFNLGNKHELISGKKPFMAAYAIDENVWNGEVSLQLRLKDIKSETL, encoded by the coding sequence ATGCGCTGGACACACAAACCAAAACCAGATCCACAAAAAGAAAAAAAACTCTCTCAAGAACTGGGAGTAGACGCACCAATATCAAGATTACTCATACAACGAGGAATTGAAACTTTTGCCGATGCAAAGAAATTTTTTAGACCCGCTCTAGAAGACCTTCATGATCCTTTTTTAATGAAGGATATGGATAAGGCTGTTGCTCGCATAGAAAAGGCAGTTGAAAGTGGAGAAAACATCATGGTTTTTGGTGATTATGATGTGGATGGAACCACAAGTGTCGCGCTGGTAAGCTCCTATTTAGAAACCTTACACCCGCAAATCGCTACGTATATACCAGATCGTTATGAGGAGGGCTACGGAGTATCCTATAAGGGTATTGACTTTGCAGTAGACAATGACATTACACTCATTATTGCCTTAGATTGTGGTGTAAAGGCGATTGATAAGGTGTCCTATGCCAAGGAGAAGGGAGTAGATTTTATCATCTGTGATCACCACAGACCCGGGGAAACATTGCCAGATGCGGTGGCAGTTTTAGATCCAAAACGAGAAGACTGTACCTATCCCTATTACGAGCTTTGTGGCTGTGGTGTTGGGTTTAAATTGATAAGTGCAATTACGCTTTCGCGAAAGCGTAACCCAGAAGAATTGCTTCCTTATCTTGATTTAGTAGCTACGGCAATAGGCGCAGATATTGTACCTATTACTGGTGAAAATAGAATTCTTGCTTATCATGGACTTCATGTAATTAATAAGGCACCAAGAGCAGGTTTTGAAGCTATTATAAAACAACTTAAAAAAGAAACTTTAACCATAACCGATGTGGTATTCATCATCGCACCACGTATTAATGCCGCCGGCCGAATGAAACACGGTAATCATGCCGTGACATTGCTACGCGAGACTGACTACAATGTTGCTTGCCAATATGCTACTGAAATAGAGACGTATAATGCAGATCGTAAGGAGGCAGATAGGTCTATTACCAAAGAAGCCCTAGATCAAATTATAAAGAATAAAGAGGAAAGCAGAAAAACGACAGTTGTTTTTCAAGAAGACTGGCATAAAGGAGTTATTGGTATTGTGGCGTCTCGACTAACAGAAACGTATTACCGGCCTACTTTAGTTTTTACAAAAAGTGGCGATAAATATGCGGCAAGTGCGCGCTCTGTAAAAGGGTTTGATGTGTATAATGCACTTCAGGAATGTGCAGCGCACATCGAACAATTTGGTGGTCATAAATATGCTGCCGGACTTACCTTGCTTCCCGAACAGTATGAGGCTTTCAAAGCCAAATTTGAGGATGTCGTTGCTAGAAGTTGTGATGAGCGATTACTCGTTCCAGAAATCGCTATAGATGCGGAAATTGATTTGAAAGACATCACCCCAAAATTCTACCGCATTTTAAAACAATTTGCTCCTTTTGGACCTCAAAATATGTCACCTACATTTATGACAAGAGATTTGTACGATACAGGTTATGGAAAAAAAGTAGGAGCAGATGAGGATCACCTTAAAGTTTCGGTGAAACAAAATAATAAAGGTAACTACATTGGAGGAATAGGTTTTAATTTAGGAAATAAGCATGAGCTCATATCAGGAAAAAAACCGTTTATGGCAGCTTATGCAATTGATGAAAATGTGTGGAATGGTGAAGTAAGTCTACAACTTAGACTTAAGGATATTAAGAGTGAAACTCTTTAA
- a CDS encoding 6-pyruvoyl trahydropterin synthase family protein has protein sequence MSKIRITKQFTFETGHALYGYDGKCRNVHGHSYKLSVTVIGEPISDSSHVKYGMVIDFSDLKKIVNREIVDVFDHATVFNKNTPHVELAKELSDRGHSVLLVDYQPTSEMMVIDFAAKIKSLLPKNIKLHSLRLQETATSYAEWFASDN, from the coding sequence ATGTCAAAAATTCGTATTACAAAACAATTCACTTTTGAAACAGGTCACGCTTTATATGGCTACGATGGGAAGTGTCGCAATGTACACGGCCATAGTTATAAATTAAGTGTCACAGTAATAGGTGAGCCTATCTCAGATTCATCACACGTGAAATACGGGATGGTGATTGATTTCTCTGACCTTAAGAAAATTGTCAATAGAGAGATTGTTGACGTTTTTGACCATGCAACTGTTTTTAACAAAAACACGCCTCACGTAGAGCTGGCAAAAGAACTTTCTGATCGTGGTCACTCAGTACTTCTCGTAGATTACCAGCCTACCAGTGAAATGATGGTCATAGATTTTGCCGCAAAAATCAAATCGCTTTTACCTAAAAATATTAAACTTCACTCACTACGCCTTCAAGAAACTGCCACTAGCTATGCAGAGTGGTTTGCAAGCGATAATTAA
- a CDS encoding S8 family serine peptidase — translation MNKNVKILGVILAAAAIGCTNDATLSDSDLNVEESLTIEMNEDVGSAQDLEGRYIVVYNTDFGKSMNAQSSKEAVLSLTQEILGTTRSAADLGISNVYSKSINGVALSLNENQRALLNKDNRVKYIEQDRIVQFAPPCGTPNGGPCDGNGGGGDDGGSSAQETPWGISRVNGGVAYTGNSVAWILDSGVDLDHQDLNVDASRGYNAFTSGKDGRSLDDGNGHGTHVAGTIAALDNNLGVIGVAAGATVIPVKVLDSRGSGSYSGVVAGVDHVAANGSAGDVANMSLGGPISVALEDAIKAAAQSGVRFMLAAGNEAQDANNVSPARVNGNNIYTISSMAQGDNWSSFSNFGNPPVDYCAPGSAIKSTWKGGGYNTISGTSMATPHAAGVLLLGNASSGGTVNGDPDGNADTIIVH, via the coding sequence ATGAACAAAAATGTAAAGATTTTAGGGGTAATTCTTGCTGCTGCAGCAATAGGATGTACAAATGATGCTACATTGTCAGATTCTGACTTAAATGTAGAGGAATCACTTACTATAGAAATGAATGAAGATGTGGGCAGCGCTCAAGATCTTGAAGGAAGATATATTGTAGTATACAATACAGATTTTGGAAAATCAATGAACGCTCAATCTTCAAAAGAAGCTGTTTTAAGTCTTACACAAGAAATATTAGGAACAACAAGGTCTGCAGCTGATTTAGGTATTAGTAATGTCTATTCAAAATCGATTAATGGTGTTGCTTTATCTCTTAATGAGAATCAACGTGCACTTCTTAACAAAGACAATCGTGTAAAATATATAGAACAAGATAGAATTGTTCAATTTGCTCCACCTTGTGGAACTCCAAACGGAGGACCTTGTGATGGAAATGGTGGCGGAGGTGATGATGGCGGATCTTCAGCACAAGAAACTCCTTGGGGGATTTCTCGTGTAAATGGAGGTGTTGCTTACACTGGTAATAGCGTAGCTTGGATCCTTGATTCTGGAGTGGATCTTGATCACCAAGATTTAAATGTGGATGCGTCTAGAGGATATAACGCATTTACATCAGGTAAAGATGGTCGTTCATTAGATGATGGAAACGGTCATGGTACTCACGTTGCAGGAACAATTGCTGCTTTAGATAATAATCTTGGGGTTATAGGTGTTGCTGCAGGAGCAACGGTTATACCTGTTAAAGTATTAGATTCGAGAGGTTCTGGTTCTTACTCTGGAGTTGTAGCAGGTGTAGATCACGTTGCAGCAAATGGCTCTGCCGGAGATGTGGCTAACATGAGTTTAGGAGGTCCTATTTCTGTAGCTCTAGAAGACGCTATAAAAGCTGCTGCTCAATCAGGTGTACGCTTCATGCTTGCAGCTGGAAACGAGGCTCAAGATGCTAATAATGTTTCACCAGCAAGGGTTAATGGTAACAATATTTATACAATATCTTCTATGGCACAAGGTGATAACTGGTCTAGCTTTTCAAACTTTGGAAATCCACCAGTAGATTACTGTGCACCAGGATCGGCTATTAAGTCTACTTGGAAAGGTGGAGGTTACAATACTATAAGTGGAACTTCAATGGCAACACCTCACGCAGCAGGAGTATTACTTTTAGGTAACGCTAGCTCAGGAGGAACTGTAAATGGTGATCCAGATGGTAATGCAGATACAATCATCGTTCACTAA
- a CDS encoding outer membrane beta-barrel protein, with translation MEENKNIDRLFQEKFKDFEAYPSDRVWNKIAARQKKKTSRKVIPLWWKLGGIAAGVAFLLGLGSILLSPAISNSPLLVNEQPNENQKSIIDNAPLDKKPQKKNNPSHLIPAIEVVNNSDKSKHQGNTTDKATIQENVSSSIKSTFLLNKNRSLESKTNKSSVEEKNAYTTASVTTDTLKNIQERSVKSNISNVDPFLSSTTTVTSINTIDNKKDLTVEAQKIKEKQNAEALVQEQNIPGTNKWNVGAIAAPVYYGDFGGSGLDKQFEDNSKSGDVNFSYGVQVSYAVSPKIKVRTGVSSLDLSYTTNEISYSTSGQGRSLQSVNYKDDVATLIISDNSSGNFIENFAPQRVGSTSSGALEQRLSYLEIPMEAVYTISEKRVGISLVGGVSTLFLNDNRVILSSKELTTNLGTSKNANELSFSTNIGLGLDYKMSDKLQINLEPSFKYQLNAFDKNAVDFNPYYLGIYTGLSYKF, from the coding sequence ATGGAAGAAAATAAAAACATAGATAGACTTTTTCAAGAGAAGTTTAAAGATTTTGAAGCATACCCTAGTGATCGTGTATGGAATAAAATTGCTGCGAGGCAGAAGAAAAAAACTTCTAGAAAAGTAATTCCACTTTGGTGGAAGCTTGGAGGTATCGCTGCTGGTGTTGCCTTCTTATTAGGTTTAGGAAGCATTTTATTATCACCCGCAATATCTAATTCTCCTTTATTAGTAAATGAACAGCCTAATGAAAATCAAAAATCTATTATAGATAACGCTCCTCTTGATAAAAAACCACAAAAGAAAAACAATCCTTCTCATCTTATACCTGCTATAGAAGTGGTTAATAATTCTGACAAATCTAAACATCAAGGGAATACTACAGATAAAGCAACTATTCAGGAAAATGTTTCCTCGAGTATTAAATCAACATTTCTTCTTAATAAAAATAGATCGCTAGAATCAAAAACTAATAAAAGTTCTGTCGAAGAAAAAAATGCGTACACTACAGCTTCTGTAACGACAGACACTTTAAAAAACATTCAAGAACGTTCTGTTAAATCAAATATTAGTAATGTAGATCCCTTTCTTAGTTCAACTACAACGGTGACTTCAATAAATACGATAGATAATAAAAAAGATCTCACAGTAGAAGCTCAAAAAATTAAGGAAAAACAAAATGCAGAGGCCTTGGTTCAGGAACAAAACATACCTGGTACAAATAAATGGAATGTTGGAGCTATTGCAGCACCTGTTTACTATGGAGACTTTGGTGGTTCTGGTTTAGATAAGCAATTTGAGGATAATAGCAAGTCTGGTGATGTAAATTTTAGCTACGGAGTACAGGTGAGTTACGCTGTCTCACCTAAAATTAAAGTAAGAACAGGAGTAAGCTCCTTAGATCTAAGTTATACGACAAATGAAATCTCTTATAGTACCAGCGGGCAAGGAAGATCTTTACAAAGTGTAAACTACAAAGATGATGTAGCTACACTAATAATATCTGATAATAGCAGCGGTAATTTTATTGAAAATTTTGCTCCACAACGAGTGGGCAGCACTTCAAGTGGCGCTCTTGAGCAACGATTAAGTTATTTAGAAATCCCCATGGAAGCCGTTTATACCATTTCAGAAAAGCGCGTAGGAATATCACTTGTAGGAGGAGTAAGCACATTATTTCTTAATGATAACCGTGTGATTCTATCTTCTAAAGAACTCACTACAAATCTTGGCACCTCAAAAAATGCCAATGAACTTAGCTTTAGCACAAATATTGGCCTAGGATTGGATTATAAAATGTCAGATAAATTACAAATTAATTTAGAGCCTTCTTTTAAATATCAACTCAATGCTTTTGATAAGAATGCTGTAGACTTTAACCCTTATTATTTAGGTATATATACTGGATTAAGTTATAAATTTTAA
- a CDS encoding RNA polymerase sigma factor: MSQKQLIKNCKKKLPNAQAELYTRYGSVLFSICLKYAPNYMEAEDILQDAFMTIFDKIEQYKNKGSFEGWLKRIAINTALQRYRKPAVFSLVNEENLNVVEVEVDEESVPLNFLLKIIQELPDRYRMVFNLYVLDGYSHKEVAGLLNISQGTSKSNLARARVILKEKIERSQHSPLSKSQM, encoded by the coding sequence TTGAGTCAAAAGCAACTCATAAAGAATTGTAAAAAGAAGCTACCAAATGCACAAGCAGAATTGTACACCCGCTATGGAAGTGTGTTATTTTCTATATGCTTGAAGTATGCTCCTAACTATATGGAGGCAGAAGATATTCTGCAAGATGCTTTTATGACCATTTTTGACAAAATAGAGCAATATAAAAATAAAGGTTCTTTTGAAGGCTGGCTCAAGCGCATAGCAATCAATACTGCCTTACAGAGATACCGTAAGCCTGCTGTTTTTAGTCTGGTAAATGAGGAAAATTTAAATGTCGTTGAGGTAGAAGTAGATGAGGAAAGTGTTCCTCTAAATTTTTTACTCAAAATTATACAAGAATTGCCAGATAGATATAGAATGGTATTTAACCTCTATGTACTTGATGGATATTCACATAAAGAAGTTGCAGGATTATTAAATATATCGCAAGGAACATCTAAGTCAAACCTTGCAAGAGCTAGAGTAATATTAAAAGAAAAGATCGAGAGGAGCCAGCACAGCCCCCTAAGCAAATCTCAGATGTAA
- a CDS encoding lysophospholipid acyltransferase family protein, translating into MEILNKIFTAIWKVWFYFLMLVVILILSPLLIISILKETWYGVFFRLAQIWARTIMLLMGFVPLIKREEKFVRNKSYMLVSNHTSMLDILLMLHLAKNPFVFVGKAELAKIPLFGFFYKRTCILVDRGNARSRKAVFDQAQRRLNQGFSICIFPEGGVPDDTSLILDSFKDGAFRLAIDHQLPIVPITFYDNKKRFPYSFLEGGPGKLRARVHTFIPTAGMSQVNKMELREETRKVILTALEKHV; encoded by the coding sequence ATGGAAATTCTAAATAAAATTTTTACTGCAATTTGGAAAGTATGGTTTTACTTCCTCATGCTAGTCGTTATTCTAATTTTGTCTCCATTACTTATTATAAGTATTCTAAAGGAAACTTGGTATGGCGTTTTCTTTAGGCTCGCTCAAATCTGGGCACGTACGATTATGCTTTTAATGGGCTTTGTACCGCTTATAAAGCGAGAAGAAAAGTTTGTAAGAAATAAAAGTTACATGTTGGTGTCTAACCACACCTCTATGCTAGACATTTTATTGATGCTACATCTTGCTAAAAATCCATTTGTATTTGTTGGTAAAGCAGAGCTTGCAAAAATTCCACTTTTCGGATTTTTTTATAAGCGTACGTGTATTCTTGTAGACCGAGGAAATGCAAGGAGTAGAAAAGCAGTTTTTGACCAAGCTCAGCGTAGATTAAATCAGGGATTCAGTATTTGTATTTTTCCAGAAGGTGGCGTTCCAGATGATACTTCCCTTATATTAGACTCTTTTAAGGATGGTGCTTTTAGACTTGCCATTGACCACCAGTTACCTATTGTGCCTATCACATTTTACGATAATAAAAAGCGCTTTCCTTATTCATTTTTAGAAGGAGGTCCTGGTAAATTGCGCGCGAGAGTCCACACCTTTATTCCGACTGCTGGGATGTCTCAAGTAAATAAAATGGAATTAAGAGAAGAGACGCGAAAAGTTATTCTCACGGCATTGGAAAAGCATGTCTAA
- a CDS encoding UDP-2,3-diacylglucosamine diphosphatase, giving the protein MKINLPQGKKIYFSSDNHLGAPTMEESRPRERKFLRWLEMARKDAQAIFLMGDLFDFWFEYRTVVPKGFVRTLGKLAEMRDEGIEIYFFVGNHDLWMNGYFEDELGISVFHDPEVFQINDKKFFLGHGDGLGPGDKGYKRMKKIFRGKFFQWLFRWGHPDIGMRIAQYFSVKNKLISGDDDHIFLGEENEWLATYAKRKLETEHYDYFVFGHRHLPMNIKVGENSTYHNLGDWISHYTYGVYDEKVGFEIKEFHS; this is encoded by the coding sequence ATGAAAATTAATCTTCCTCAAGGAAAAAAAATCTATTTCTCAAGTGACAACCACTTGGGTGCTCCCACTATGGAAGAGAGCAGGCCTAGAGAACGTAAGTTTTTGAGGTGGCTAGAAATGGCACGTAAAGATGCACAAGCTATTTTCTTAATGGGAGATTTGTTTGACTTTTGGTTTGAGTATCGCACCGTAGTCCCAAAAGGGTTTGTACGCACTTTAGGTAAACTAGCTGAGATGCGAGATGAGGGAATTGAAATATACTTTTTTGTAGGGAATCACGACTTATGGATGAATGGTTATTTTGAGGACGAGCTTGGCATTTCAGTTTTTCATGACCCAGAAGTTTTTCAAATCAATGATAAAAAGTTTTTTTTAGGTCATGGTGATGGGTTAGGACCTGGTGATAAGGGCTACAAACGAATGAAAAAAATCTTTCGAGGTAAGTTTTTTCAGTGGCTTTTTAGATGGGGGCATCCAGATATTGGGATGAGAATCGCACAGTATTTTTCGGTTAAAAACAAGCTTATTTCTGGAGATGATGATCATATTTTCTTGGGAGAAGAAAACGAATGGCTTGCTACCTATGCAAAGCGTAAATTAGAGACAGAACACTATGATTATTTTGTGTTTGGACACAGGCACTTACCTATGAATATCAAAGTAGGAGAAAATTCTACCTATCATAATCTGGGAGATTGGATTTCCCACTACACCTATGGGGTTTATGATGAAAAAGTTGGTTTCGAAATTAAAGAGTTTCACTCTTAA